From the genome of Mustelus asterias chromosome 7, sMusAst1.hap1.1, whole genome shotgun sequence, one region includes:
- the LOC144496081 gene encoding small integral membrane protein 10-like protein 3 → MAGLPQLPLSFIGPLARSYTVFSKGLSRTLITFFDLAWRLRLRFPYLYLIASLMLNVRLQVHIEIH, encoded by the coding sequence ATGGCGGGACTGCCCCAGCTGCCGCTCAGCTTCATCGGGCCGCTCGCCCGCTCCTACACCGTCTTCTCCAAAGGCCTGAGCCGGACCCTCATCACCTTCTTCGACTTGGCCTGGAGGCTCCGCCTCCGGTTCCCCTACCTCTACCTGATCGCCTCCCTGATGCTGAATGTCCGCCTGCAGGTCCATATTGAGATTCACTAG